Part of the Prevotella communis genome is shown below.
ATGATGAAGGATCACCTGCAAGCTCGTGTGCTCCAAATGAACCAACGAAGATGGTCATTTCAGCAATAAATCCAGAGAAGCCGGGAAGACCCAGGTTAGCCAGACCGGCGATAACATAACCCACAGCCAAGAAAGGCATAATCTTCATCAAACCAGCCAACTCGCGGATATCACGAGTGTGAGTACGACCATAGATCATACCAATGAGAGCAAAGAAGAGGGCTGTCATCAAACCGTGAGACAACATCTGCAGGATAGCACCGGTGCAGGCTGTCTGCTGCATCATCAGCAGGGCGAAGAGCACCAGGCCACAGTGAGATACTGAAGAATAAGCGTTGATGTACTTCAGGTCGGTCTGTACACAAGCGCTCAGGGCACCGTAAACCACAGAGATAGTAGTCAGGATCAGGAAGATCCAAGACAGGTTCTGAGCAGCGTCGGGCAACAGATACATAGCTAAACGGAAACAGCCATAACCTCCGAGCTTCATCAGCACACCAGCGTGGAGCATAGATACTGCTGTAGGCGCAGATGCGTGACCATCAGGAGACCATGTGTGGAAGGGGAACAGAGCACCCAGCACACCGAAACCGATGAAGATGAAGGGGAAGAAAGCGTTCTGAACCTCCTCAGGGATGTTGTGCATAGCAGCAATCTCGTTGACGTTCATTGTGGTATGACCACTGAAGTAGTAGATACCCAGTACGCCGAGAATCAACAGTGCAGAACCACCCATCAGCATCAGGGTGAGCTTCATGGCTGAGTACTCCTTGCGACCAGAACCCCATACACCAATCAGCAGGTACATAGGAATCAGGGCCACCTCATAGAACATGAACATGGTAAACATGTCGGTGCAGATGAAGAATCCATATACACCTGTAGAAAGGAGGGTGAACCAAAGGAAATACTCCTTGGTCATGGGTTTCAGCTGCCATGAGGCGAAGGTACCAGTGAACACGATGATGCTTGACAAGAGCAGCATCACCACAGAGATACCGTCAACACCAACGCTGTAGGCAATATTCAAGGGCTTGAACCAAGGCGTAGAAGCCACGAGCAGCATCTCTGCATCGTTACCTGCATTACGCTCGGTTACGAAATAATAGCAAAGCCATATTGACAGGGCCAGCAGCATTGAAGAGCCAGCCACCATCACACCACGCACCTGATTGAGGTTGCGGGCAATCCACAATCCCAGAAGCATCAGGGCGGGAATCAGTACGAATAGACTTAATATATTCATTTTCGTTATTACGTTATTTCGTTATTACGATATTACGACTTTACAATGCGAGCAATACGAGCGTTAATGCTACAGTACCTGTGAGGAACCATACGGCATACTTGCGCACGTCGCCACTCTGCCAAGCACGCAGACTCTCACCTCCTTCGTTAGCACCCCATGCCAGGAAGTTGAACGTGCCGTCAACAACGTGGCGGTCGAACCAGGCAATAGGTGTAGAAACGCAACGGAAGATGATGCGGTGGGTGACAAACTGCCAGATCTCGTCCTGATAGAAACGCTTGTAGGCAGCACGATGCAGTTTGGGGAATGTCCTGTACAGACGATCGGCAATAGGCTGACTCTCACCTTTGTATATATAAGTAGCCAGACAGATACTCAGGATAGCGATGACCGTTGAGGTAGCAGCAATCTGAGTGTCGAAGTGAATCGTATAGTCAGTACCAGCCGCAGATACGAAAGAACCGAAGCTGCCGCCCCAGCCCAGGAAGCCTGCGAGGGTAGAGTAAACACCCACACCAACGGTGATGACGCAGAGTACAATCAGAGGCAAGGTCATGGTGAGAGGAGCCTCGTGTGGCGTGTGATGCTCGTGAGCCTCCTTGTTCTCTGTACCCCAGAAGATACCGTAGTACAGACGGAACATATAGAAAGCCGTCATTGCAGCGATACCAGTCATGATCCAGCCAACCACAGGACTGTAGGCCATGCAGGCGGTGATAATCTCATCCTTTGAGCTGAAGCCCGAGAAGAAGGGGATACCAGCGATAGCCAGACAGCTGATGAGGAAGGTGATGTGCGTGATAGGCATATACTTGCGCAGACCACCCATCAGCGCCATCTCGTTAGAGTGAACGGCGTGGATGATACAACCGGCACCCAGGAACAGGCAAGCCTTGAACATAGCGTGGGTAAACAGGTGGAACATACCAGCCATATAACCCAGTTGAGCGTGGTTGTCGAGCAGCGCACCATGATGACCAGGCAGGCAAACACCCAGAGCCACCATCATAAATGCAATCTGTGAGATGGTTGAGAAGGCGAGCACACGCTTGATGTCGCTCTGGGCGCAAGCCACGGCAGCAGCATAGAAAGCGGTGATGACACCCACCCATACCACGATTGACATAGCCTGAGGAGCATACTCAATCCAGAGGGGGAACATACGTGCAATCTGGAATACACCGGCTACGACCATCGTAGCAGCGTGAATCAGGGCAGATACAGGTGTAGGACCCTCCATGGCATCGGGCAGCCAGATGTGCAGAGGGAACATAGCACTCTTACCGGCACCACCGATGAACATCAGAACGAGTGCGGTAGGCAGGATGAAACCACCTGCAGCAACGGCCTTGGCCATATTGCCCTCGATGAATGGGGTAGTGCCCTGGCCCATCACGATGTCGCCAGCAAACGAGAAGCTGAACGAGTCGGTGAAGTAGCCGAAGGTCAGGATACCAATCAGGAAGAACATATCAGCAAAACGGGTTACGATGAAGGCCTTCTTAGATGCTGCGATAGCGGGCTTCAAAGGATAGTAGAAACCGATGAGCAGGTAAGAAGAAACACCCACAAGCTCCCAGAACATGTACATCTGGAAGATGTTGGTAGCCAGTACAAGACCCAGCATTGACATGGTGAAGAGGCTCAGGAAAGCGTAGTAGCGCTGGAAACCTTTCTCACCGTGCATATAGCCGAATGAGTAGATGTGAACCATCAACGAAACCGTTGAGATGACCACAAGCATCATCACAGAGATAGGATCCAGGAGGATACCCATGTCGAAGTGAAGATTACCCAGTGGCAACCAGGTGAAGTTGAAGGGCACGATAGTCTGATACACACCCTCAGCAGTACGGTCGGCAGTGAAATAA
Proteins encoded:
- the nuoL gene encoding NADH-quinone oxidoreductase subunit L, with the protein product MIYELSYLILLLPLLSFIVLGLAGMKMQHKTAGLIGTCSLSLVTILSYWTAITYFTADRTAEGVYQTIVPFNFTWLPLGNLHFDMGILLDPISVMMLVVISTVSLMVHIYSFGYMHGEKGFQRYYAFLSLFTMSMLGLVLATNIFQMYMFWELVGVSSYLLIGFYYPLKPAIAASKKAFIVTRFADMFFLIGILTFGYFTDSFSFSFAGDIVMGQGTTPFIEGNMAKAVAAGGFILPTALVLMFIGGAGKSAMFPLHIWLPDAMEGPTPVSALIHAATMVVAGVFQIARMFPLWIEYAPQAMSIVVWVGVITAFYAAAVACAQSDIKRVLAFSTISQIAFMMVALGVCLPGHHGALLDNHAQLGYMAGMFHLFTHAMFKACLFLGAGCIIHAVHSNEMALMGGLRKYMPITHITFLISCLAIAGIPFFSGFSSKDEIITACMAYSPVVGWIMTGIAAMTAFYMFRLYYGIFWGTENKEAHEHHTPHEAPLTMTLPLIVLCVITVGVGVYSTLAGFLGWGGSFGSFVSAAGTDYTIHFDTQIAATSTVIAILSICLATYIYKGESQPIADRLYRTFPKLHRAAYKRFYQDEIWQFVTHRIIFRCVSTPIAWFDRHVVDGTFNFLAWGANEGGESLRAWQSGDVRKYAVWFLTGTVALTLVLLAL
- a CDS encoding complex I subunit 4 family protein; translation: MNILSLFVLIPALMLLGLWIARNLNQVRGVMVAGSSMLLALSIWLCYYFVTERNAGNDAEMLLVASTPWFKPLNIAYSVGVDGISVVMLLLSSIIVFTGTFASWQLKPMTKEYFLWFTLLSTGVYGFFICTDMFTMFMFYEVALIPMYLLIGVWGSGRKEYSAMKLTLMLMGGSALLILGVLGIYYFSGHTTMNVNEIAAMHNIPEEVQNAFFPFIFIGFGVLGALFPFHTWSPDGHASAPTAVSMLHAGVLMKLGGYGCFRLAMYLLPDAAQNLSWIFLILTTISVVYGALSACVQTDLKYINAYSSVSHCGLVLFALLMMQQTACTGAILQMLSHGLMTALFFALIGMIYGRTHTRDIRELAGLMKIMPFLAVGYVIAGLANLGLPGFSGFIAEMTIFVGSFGAHELAGDPSSSFRMVATIIACTSIVVTAVYILRVVGKILYGEVENKHFLELTDASWDERVAVCCLIFCVAGLGCAPFFFSDMISPSVGNILSSIGVM